The Thiorhodovibrio litoralis genome includes a window with the following:
- a CDS encoding ACT domain-containing protein codes for MKLQQLSLFLENRPGRLDAPLEAIAAAGINILTLSLADTAQFGILRLIVRDWDKAKQVLEDGGWVVNLTEVVAVDVEDRPGGLAEVLKVLDQAGVNIEYMYAFSSYRPDKAILIFRFEDPDQAVKVLLDQGIRALDGDELIHADG; via the coding sequence ATGAAACTGCAACAACTCTCGCTGTTTCTCGAAAACCGCCCCGGACGGCTGGATGCGCCGCTCGAGGCCATTGCCGCCGCCGGCATCAATATCCTCACGCTGTCGCTCGCCGACACCGCACAGTTCGGCATCCTGCGGCTCATCGTGCGCGACTGGGACAAGGCCAAACAGGTGCTGGAAGACGGCGGCTGGGTGGTCAACCTGACCGAAGTCGTCGCCGTGGATGTCGAGGATCGGCCCGGCGGACTGGCCGAAGTGCTCAAGGTGCTGGATCAGGCTGGCGTCAATATCGAGTACATGTACGCCTTCTCCTCCTACCGGCCTGACAAGGCGATTCTGATTTTCCGCTTCGAGGACCCCGATCAAGCGGTGAAGGTGCTGCTCGACCAGGGCATCCGCGCGCTCGACGGCGACGAGCTGATTCATGCCGACGGCTGA